Within Anopheles ziemanni chromosome 2, idAnoZiCoDA_A2_x.2, whole genome shotgun sequence, the genomic segment GGTGTACCAGACTAGAATGACATTCGCAGTTTACCTTATTGTGTACACCTTTGATTCGAAaattttgaacgattttaaaaattaaatacgaGCACGTGTTGGTAAAAAgatacaataaataaaataaagtattaGGGAGTACAATTTGTGTCCTTCTACCCCGTTAATAACCAGCCGATTGTGAACGTATCCAGAGCAGCTGGTCGTCCCGCAAGGATCATTTCGAAATACTACTCCTATCCTACTTTAGACTCTGTCGAATGCAGGACACGGGTACGAGGTGATCGTCACTCCAATCGAACTGCAGCTGGTCGTAAAGAATCCTACTGTTTCCGATGCGGGTCGTTACACAGCCGTGGCGAAAGACGATTGTTGGGGAACATCTTAACTTTACCTGCCGTGTCCATCCCGAGCCAGTTATGGGCTTATGCATATGATGAATTCGAGTGGGTAAATCGAGAACTCAGCTCTTAAGACTCCTTGAAGTTTCATTgctccttttctttttgttataGGTAGCAAGTAAAATATCATTCAAGAACTTAACGCTTTTTAAAATGtcaaatataaataattttaataacattttccCAATGTGTGTGGTGCCTTGCATTCCTCATGGTGAGGGTTGCATACATTAGTTCTTGGAGGAGGAGGTGATGCCGTTGACAACCGTATGGCGCGGACCAACATCGTCGGGTTCCGCCATCCTTCGGTTGCGCAGTCGCACGCCAAACCCGTCGCTTCTGTTTATCGTGCCTTCCTATGCAATTCATAACAAAACGAACCGGGGGACACTTACTCACATTTCCATTTCGGGCAAACGCATGCCATGCATGGAGCCTCGGGTTGGGAAATGGGCTTCGTGGCTGTCAAGTGCCAGTCAGCACCGAGCCAGCGAATCGAGTGGAGTACCGCCgtgagtgtttgtgtttgtgtgcgctgGGAAAACGCCTTCCCCTCCCATCCCGGTGCTTTCGGTTGACCTAAGGAGCCCCTTTGTGGGGGGGTTCTCTGCCGTGAAGGATTAATTTCGGGGACATCCTGTGACACCGTCCATCCGAAAGTGTGGAACATAAACAAGTGCAAGTTGAGCTGGAAGTGGAAGTCAAAAGCCAATCGACGTTTTATTGGCCCAGTTTTATCTGCGTACTGCGTACCGGACATCCGGGAAACGGTGAGTGAACCGGAAGAACGGGTATaacaagaaaaggaaaaggccACAGCCCAGATTGCTTCCTTGTGTGAAGAACGATTTAATTCACTGTTCTTACGATGTGGAGTGTCGTGGTCGAGGACTTTCGGAAAGGAGCGatttgaaaaggattaaaagaaAGTGGACCTTAACTGGGTAACACCACAACACAAAGGACGAATAGCTCGAGCGTGATTCGGACGTGATTCTTTGGGAAAAGCACTTTGGGTTTCCCCGGAGCAAAGCTTTTCCACTCGAAACGGAACCCAATGGAGGCGCATTAAATCACCGTATCGTCTCCTTCTGCCTGATTTTATATCGTGTTTTGCATTCGATTGGCGTGCGAAGTGATAAATCGGCCGATCAATATACCGTGAACGTGTgctagggggggggggggggggggaacgtTTAAGTCGATAGGTTAATCGTGAGAGTCCCCTCCTGCCGCCCTTCCCGTCCCCGCGGTTGTTGTCCGTCCGTTGCCTAGCGCTTTGCCGAGCGTTGGCTTTTTCCAACAAATTTCTCAACCCCCGGGCGGGACGACAAAGAAAAGCACGTTCCGTCGCAAGATCGCGTTCGGAGGCTAGAGAAGGAAAATGAGTCGCCGGTTGTGCAAAATTGACACGGTCACAAAATTCGAGCCGTGCCTCAAGTGAATGTTTCCAATGAAAAAGCGGCAAAAAAGAACCAACGCGTAGAAACGGAAAACCCACCCGTAATCTCTATCGATCGATTGTATGGCACACGGTTGGAGGAAGACACGGTTGAGGGAATGTGGGGTGACAATGTGTTTTCCGGAACCTCCCCTCCTACCCTGTCTCATACGTTTGGGTCGGAGGAGGAAGTTCCTGAGGGTGCAGTTACGTGAGCATGTGTCCCGGGGATGGGTTTTCCCTAATCGATGGACACGATTTGgaacaacattcaaaacaaagcTCGATACAAAATGTTACTCTACGGAAGGACCTATACAAAGCCATAGAAAATCCCGAAGTAAAGAAAACCATCCCCCCAAACAAATACTAACTGTTGCCGGAAAATCGGTCCTTTTTCACTTGTTGTTTGTACTGAACTTTCACCTCCAACGGAATCGAATCGGGTGTCTCTCGTTCGTGCTTTCCTGCTGTTGAAACTTTTATAATTATGTTGTCAATGTAGCTGACAAGGCTCAATTGGGCGGCATGCTTTAAGAGCCGACCCGTTTTCAATCAGTTCCGCGTGTAGATATTTCCCTCTCCTATCCACACATGAAACACGACCCTCCCACGAGGAGAAGGTCCAAAGAATTTCACCTTTCGAGCAAAAACTACACGGTACACTTTTCCTTCGACGAAGGACAAAGAATTTCGCCTCGAAGGTTTACGTGGAATGAAATGGAACGCGGATTTCGTTGGGATGTCGCGTGTTTGAGCTCATTAGCGGAAATGTATGATTTTGCTTTTTGGCACGGAGTTGAACGCGCGTTAATTTATGCTGCATGAGCTGAACTCtatgaccttttttttcctatggTTGGTAGAAGTGTAGACAAATCGATTTTTGTCGTCAACACATTTCATAAACATGTTTAAGGAGACCaagtaaaattatttatcTGTAAGCTAAACATATGACGCTGATGGCAAACATCCTTTGTATCCTTGCCAACATAAAGGTGTCTTAAACTCAACCATCCAAACTCCATTCGTTGCCAGCTGCTCCTTATCAAGCACAACAGGTTCCCAATATCACctgaaataaaatcgaattcCCCGAAGCACAAGATTCCGCGCTTAGCTTGCTTCCAAGAAATGTTATCTGATACTCCCACCCCCCCTACCCTTATACCCTTGTCGTTGTACGCCGTCTCCGGTTTACATCAAACGGCTGACGGCGGGCCGTTTCTTGTAATTGAGCCGTGTGTACTAAACAAACCGCCAATGCTTTCCTTTGTCAAGCAAGATTGACAATTTACATAATTAAATCAATCAGCCGTTGCCTTGGGGGGCGGCCACAAGAAGCTattccttcccctcccccctcccccattcTCGTCTTATCTTTCTCCATCTTGTTTAtcgctttgttttctttcgtctcACCCTCCGTTTCGCAGCTGCCTCCCGATGGCGAATGTGTTGGAGTGCGTCGTTAGCGGCACGGGAAGTCGCTGGATGCTCGGCACGTTGATCCTGGCCCATCTGATTGCGTACAACGAAGCCGGTGGACCGGGATCGATGATCGGGATGGCCCTTGCCGCCCTGTACGCCGCCTTCGCCGGTAAGTAGGGCTCAGTGAAGTAccttccctcctcctcctccacctcgaTGGGGGCCATAAATCGCACACTCTCTGATGAAACGGTTTCGTGGTccccttttattttcttcgttcCGTTTCTTGTGCCATTTCGCAGGCGCATGTAAATCCGGAGTCAAATCGCTCCAGATCTCGTACATCCGGACGACGCACCGGGTCGACTTCTTCTGTCTGTTTCTCGCCAAGTGGATGGACATATTGGCCCTGTTTTCCGCCTGCGCCGTCCTGGTGCGAACACTCAGCTCCTCGCTCGACGCCATGACCGGCGGGCTGGCTCGGATGTACATTTTAGGTAAGTGGTCCCCTTTCCCGGCCGATTGTCGAAAGCACGCATCGCTCGTCCGTCACCCCGCGCGCGAGATGATAAGAAAATAAGCGATGCGTGGAAGAAGAAAGTGATGGAACGGAAAAGTTATTATGATAAATTGCCCGGAAAAAAACGGTGCCGCTGCGTTTCCTCCCAGCTTCGCAGACTCCGAAAGCGGGGCCATGATTGCGATATAATGAAATTGgacaaaagaagggaaaaagatTCGCGGAAAGTTTGTGCGGAAAGGCATTTTTGTTATCAACGTGTCGGCGTTGTTGAAAATGggtgtttgaaatatttggtCTGAAagatcatttaaaaatatttttaaactaacAGAAGCATTTTGGTGTTATCAAATTTGATAAGTTGACaagtattttttaattgtacaGATATAATAGAACCCATATGAATGTTCATGTTTAAATCAAAATTGTTTACAGATGAGCttcttttcaaagaaaaatagtACAGTTTGATCGTTATTATTACATTCCACTTATTCATTTACATTATTCAAATTGCTAGTTCAGTCTTCAACAACACGATTTCGCTTCACTCACAACTAACTGCCCCCGAAGCGCCATATTAATTTTAGTGTAATTAATTAAGTGTAATTTTACACGTCATATGACTCCACATttaagttttcccttttcccccaaGCCACCGAATCGGTTGCATGCGTAAAACTCACGAATGATACCGTTCCTCTGTGTCATCTCCTTCATGTGCGCTTCATGTTGTAAACACGAGATTGCAATAATGTTTCCGAGGGATCCATTTCCTTCCCCCGGTTTAATTTCCCCTTTTCCATCGGGGCTGCGGGAAAATGGGAGTTACTTGGCAGAATTGGTGCCGCTTTGCATAAAACACCAATTCCCATGCTCATACAAACGTTAATTACTCATTTTACGGAGTCGCTGTTCGCCGTTTGATTGCTTGCTTTCCTTGCTTTAACCATCCGTACGTTTTCGTAGGACGAAACTCACCCGCCAACGAACCCTGGCCGGACGTCATCGGCGTGGTGGTCATCTTCATCGTCACCGGAATGTTCATGCTGGGGCTGGAAAATACCCGAATTTTCGGCCTGCTCATGATGAGCGGCGTGCTGCTGGTCGGTTCGCTCGTCGTCATCATGACGGGACTGCGTGGCAACGTCAACCAGTTCCACTCGGAGCCGATCCTTCCGAAAGGCGTCGTCGGGGTAAGATTAAAGTAAATTGCCGCCGTCTGCCTCTCCCACACCTCCAACACCTCCCACAACCTCTCCTGGTTGGCTAAATGATTTTCCATGTCGTCGGTGTTCACGCGTTAAACGTTTCCCTTTCCCACCGTCCCTGGCTTCAACGGCACGGAACTAATGAagcttttttgtcttttgcatGCCTTCCCTTACCTTGATGGAACATCCGTCCACCGGCCGTGGCAGCTTCTCTCCGGTACGGCTCTGTCAACGTTCACTTACTCGAACGATTTGCTAAACGGTAATTACATCAAGCGTCTCCTGGGATTGGCCGTTATCCTGCTGGTTTTACTATCGAGCGAACTGGTGTGTGCGTGCCTCACGGTGCTGATAAAGTTCAGGTTGGTACGGATTTTCCCTGGCCACGAGCGCACTCGAGTGTGTGATGGCTTGAAATTTATAGCCCAGTGCCGCTCGTACGTTCGGCTCATTGATTTCAATTAATCGCTCTCGGAAACCCCAGCTCCAGCCACGACTACGAGGCCGTACCGATCCTATCCATCTTGGAGCTGAAGGATTTCCACAAGCTGATTCCGGCCGTCGCCTGCCTGCTGGTGCTGACCTGTTCCGGCGCCCTGCTCGAGCTGTTCCCCGAGATGTACACCCAGATCGTGCAGCTGACCACGTCCGACTGGCGCATTCTGGCCAAGCAGATCGGGTACGAGAACCGGGACAGTGGCAGCCCGACGCTCACCATCTTCACCGGAGGCAGCCTGTGCGCCATGCTGGCCTTCGCCTGCCCGCTGGAGAACCTAACCTACATCCTGGCGGCGAGCAACGTGCTCGCCACACTGGCGCGCTCCTTCCACTTCCTGTACCTACCCTTCCGGCCGCATTACCTCGAGCAGTCAAGTGAGTAAAGttcggttggaaaatgtgTCACCCCCCGGCGCGGTTGACGAAAGCTGACACTGATCGAATAGCGTCCGCGTACTTTATTACTGCGTGCTTTCAGACGAATCAAGCCTCGCTTACAGTCGACTGAACACGGGCAAGTCGGCCGGAAACTCGTCGGCCGGAAATGGGGAGCTACGTTCGGCGAGGAAAAGCTTCTGGTGCTTCAAGTCCTCCCTGGCGCATCAGGTGCTCTCGGGCAGCCGGGTGGTGGTGTCATCCCACGGGAACCGGGAGGAGCACGAGCGGGAATGGCTACTGCTCGGTGAACCATCCTCTCCGAAGGCTCCGCACAGCCCACAGCAAAGCATCGAGTCGACCGTCCTGTCGGATCAGATCTCCGACATTGAGTGTATCGCTCTGGCGAAGCCGGAAAATATGGACAGCGATGACAGCTCCACCGACATCGACGCCATCGTTGATGAGTACCGGCAGAAGGTGACGGTGTCGACGGCGGGGTACAGCTCCGACGGTGAGTCCTTGCGACTGCCGACGGCTAACAGTTGGTATTTGGCGATCATTTTCATCGTCCTCATCGTGCTCGGAAGCGTAATAACGGCGTCCGGTTTGATGCTTTGGGAAACGATTATGATTGTTGCCGGTGTCAATGGTGAGAAACGATTCAATGTCCCGTTTTCGAAAGCAATCGTTACCGATGAGTGagcttttccctttcctttttccagtgGTTTTTATTCCAGCCGTTATATTGCTGCTTTTCCCGAGGTACGACCAAACGAATTCGTCCACACCAGCCTTGATGACCTGCGTCATAACGGTCCTCGGTTCGTTTATACTTTTCTCCGCCTCGTTCGCCCAATCTTGGCCAGCTTTACTTCTTTGGTTCCTCGCCGGTACGCCACCACCGAACCGGACCCCGATCTCATCGATCTTCTTTCAACGTCGTCTTCTGTCTTTGTAGGGCTGTTTTTGTTCATTCGCTGCGATACCTGGTGCTGCCTCTGTCTGGATCGACCCGGCAGCGGACAAACCACCCTCATCACGAGCGTATCCTCGACGAAGACCACGACCACGATTCGCGTCCCACGCCCTCCGAAGGGAGCCATCATTCAGGCTCGCATTGCCGGCCACAGCTGACACTCGGACTCGACGGACAGCGAGCTCTTCGAGGACGAGGACACGGTCGAAGAGTGGACCGACTGATGGACAGACGCGGGCAGTGCAAACTGTGCCGTGGTTGtatgaacgaacgaacgaacgaatgggTCGATGGGAAGGGCGGGAAAACGCCGATTTCCCCAATCAACATATTTACAACACTTTCTTGTTCTCTGTGAAAAGCTAACGAAAACAACGGAACTCGTGATCTCTGTCGTGGATGTTCCTGAAGGGAATGGTCCGAAAAAAATTTCTCTCTGCATGTGAATGTGTGTACGTTGTACGTGATGTTACTTCCATCCTCATCCTCTGCACCTCATCCTCAAGGATGCAAACGATGCAAAACAATTGTATGAATGTgataaaccaaaccaaaggaaaatcaaatcaaaaccgaCAACTATTTTAAGCTCAGTAGAAATTGGTAGCGTAGCTGGTTTTCCGTTGCAAgagattttaaaacaaaccgacGGTCCGACGGTGGAGGTGGGTCAATTATAGTTGCTGCACTTTGAGAGAAGGTTGAAGTGAAGAAGCGATACATCGAACCGACACACATCGATTTTGTCGTGTTTCATTGTCCGACATTGCGGGAAGTTGTAAAGATTGAGCCTAAATTGAGCGGCCTTCAAGCACCATAGATAGATGTTTccgttttgcaaacattttggcCACTTTGTTTCCAACAGAATAGGgtgaacgaaaataaatagcTTGATCGAAATGACAGTGATATATATTTTTGAGAACCGTAGCTTAGAGCATGCAAACGCTAGTTGAAGCAGTTTTAAAAAAGACCGTTTGCCGCAAGCAGATAACCGTAGAGTTTGTTAGTAATGCAAATGGTTGCAGTGAAGAATTTCGGGCT encodes:
- the LOC131281585 gene encoding uncharacterized protein LOC131281585 → MANVLECVVSGTGSRWMLGTLILAHLIAYNEAGGPGSMIGMALAALYAAFAGACKSGVKSLQISYIRTTHRVDFFCLFLAKWMDILALFSACAVLVRTLSSSLDAMTGGLARMYILGRNSPANEPWPDVIGVVVIFIVTGMFMLGLENTRIFGLLMMSGVLLVGSLVVIMTGLRGNVNQFHSEPILPKGVVGLLSGTALSTFTYSNDLLNGNYIKRLLGLAVILLVLLSSELVCACLTVLIKFSSSHDYEAVPILSILELKDFHKLIPAVACLLVLTCSGALLELFPEMYTQIVQLTTSDWRILAKQIGYENRDSGSPTLTIFTGGSLCAMLAFACPLENLTYILAASNVLATLARSFHFLYLPFRPHYLEQSNESSLAYSRLNTGKSAGNSSAGNGELRSARKSFWCFKSSLAHQVLSGSRVVVSSHGNREEHEREWLLLGEPSSPKAPHSPQQSIESTVLSDQISDIECIALAKPENMDSDDSSTDIDAIVDEYRQKVTVSTAGYSSDGESLRLPTANSWYLAIIFIVLIVLGSVITASGLMLWETIMIVAGVNVVFIPAVILLLFPRYDQTNSSTPALMTCVITVLGSFILFSASFAQSWPALLLWFLAGLFLFIRCDTWCCLCLDRPGSGQTTLITSVSSTKTTTTIRVPRPPKGAIIQARIAGHS